The Primulina tabacum isolate GXHZ01 chromosome 16, ASM2559414v2, whole genome shotgun sequence genome window below encodes:
- the LOC142529236 gene encoding transcription factor BIM1-like isoform X2, translated as MELPRPRAYETEGRKATQDFLSLYSSSSPVQQDPTPQQGGYLETHDFLRPLERVGNNGTKEESKVEMSVVDKLPPPAAEHLLPGGIDTYSISYFNQRGLKLEGEGSLYTMQASSATRNEDNSNSSSHTGSGFTLWNESAVKKGKTGKENFSAQRHVQGLNMVGGQWIPALERPSQSSSHNKRNTTTLGSFSSSQPASSQKNYSFMSMKKSAENDQKECDDDNVKDFIMKKVPSFQPKGNLSVKIEARTIDQKPNTPRSKHSATEQRRRSKINDRFQNLREIVPNSDQKRDKASFLLEVIEYIQFLQEKVNKYESSYSVWNHETSKITQRRNCHMGEGVVDHSQWANNGSGPASALAARFEENKIRVSPAMPINGQNLVESDISTATTFKEKAQQPGLTSKAAPVHPPMQPSIFNLGRTSAVASPLSPQQASDMNKTTSWIPSHVLQNRSCTDYWTRDKLKDQNLAIESGTISISSAYSQRLLSTLTLALQESGIDLSQASISVQIDLGKRSNCANSSTSAVKPDNDPRDTCVEDEFGQALKRLKTI; from the exons ATGGAATTGCCTCGGCCCAGAGCTTATGAAACGGAAG GTAGAAAGGCAACCCAAGATTTTCTTTCACTGTACTCGTCCTCTTCCCCGGTCCAACAAGATCCAACACCTCAACAgg GTGGCTACCTTGAAACTCATGACTTCTTACGACCACTGGAACGAGTGGGGAATAATGGGACAAAAGAGGAAAGCAAAGTTGAAATGAGTGTCGTCGATAAGCTTCCACCGCCAGCAGCGGAGCATCTTCTTCCTGGTGGAATTGACACTTACAGCATCTCTTATTTTAACCAAAGAGGTTTGAAGCTCGAAGGAGAAGGAAGCTTATATACGATGCAGGCAAGTAGTGCCACGAGAAATGAAGATAACTCAAACAGCAGTTCTCACACGGGGAGTGGTTTCACACTGTGGAATGAATCTGCAGTTAAAAAGGGAAAGACAGGGAAGgagaatttttctgcacaaagACATGTGCAAG GTCTGAATATGGTGGGAGGACAATGGATACCAGCGTTGGAAAGGCCATCACAATCATCTTCTCACAATAAGCGCAACACCACAACCTTGGGCTCTTTCTCGTCCTCTCA GCCAGCATCATCTCAGAAGAACTACAGTTTCATGAGTATGAAAAAGTCAGCTGAAAATGATCAAAAGGAGTGTGACGATGATAACGTCAAAGATTTCATTATGAAGAAAGTGCCTTCATTTCAACCAAAAG GCAATTTGTCAGTAAAAATTGAAGCCAGGACCATAGATCAGAAGCCTAATACACCTCGTTCAAAACACTCAGCAACTGAGCAACGTAGGAGAAGCAAGATTAATGACAG ATTTCAAAATCTGAGGGAGATCGTTCCTAACAGTGACCAGAAGAGAGACAAGGCATCGTTCTTATTAGAG GTTATTGAGTACATTCAGTTCTTGCAAGAAAAAGTAAACAAATATGAAAGTTCGTACAGTGTCTGGAATCACGAAACATCCAAGATCACACAAAGA AGGAACTGTCATATGGGTGAAGGTGTTGTTGATCATTCACAATGGGCGAACAATGGTTCAGGCCCAGCTTCAGCATTAGCTGCGAGGTTTGAGGAGAATAAAATCCGAGTTTCCCCTGCTATGCCAATCAATGGACAAAATTTAGTTGAATCGGACATAAGTACTGCTACAACGTTCAAAGAAAAGGCTCAGCAGCCTGGATTAACTTCTAAGGCAGCACCGGTTCATCCACCAATGCAACCAAGCATCTTCAATTTAGGGAGAACTAGCGCTGTAGCTTCGCCACTCTCACCGCAACAAGCATCAGATATGAATAAAACCACATCATGGATCCCATCTCACGTTCTTCAGAACAGATCATGTACAGATTATTGGACCAGAGATAAGCTGAAAGACCAGAATTTGGCCATTGAAAGTGGTACTATTAGCATCTCAAGTGCCTATTCACAGAG GTTGTTGAGTACACTTACTCTAGCGTTACAGGAATCGGGAATCGATCTTTCTCAGGCTAGCATCTCGGTGCAGATTGATCTGGGAAAGAGATCTAACTGTGCTAATTCTTCCACGTCCGCTGTCAAG CCGGACAATGATCCACGAGATACATGTGTGGAGGATGAATTCGGCCAAGCTTTAAAGAGGCTTAAAACTATCTGA
- the LOC142529236 gene encoding transcription factor BIM1-like isoform X1: MELPRPRAYETEGRKATQDFLSLYSSSSPVQQDPTPQQGGYLETHDFLRPLERVGNNGTKEESKVEMSVVDKLPPPAAEHLLPGGIDTYSISYFNQRGLKLEGEGSLYTMQASSATRNEDNSNSSSHTGSGFTLWNESAVKKGKTGKENFSAQRHVQEAGLNMVGGQWIPALERPSQSSSHNKRNTTTLGSFSSSQPASSQKNYSFMSMKKSAENDQKECDDDNVKDFIMKKVPSFQPKGNLSVKIEARTIDQKPNTPRSKHSATEQRRRSKINDRFQNLREIVPNSDQKRDKASFLLEVIEYIQFLQEKVNKYESSYSVWNHETSKITQRRNCHMGEGVVDHSQWANNGSGPASALAARFEENKIRVSPAMPINGQNLVESDISTATTFKEKAQQPGLTSKAAPVHPPMQPSIFNLGRTSAVASPLSPQQASDMNKTTSWIPSHVLQNRSCTDYWTRDKLKDQNLAIESGTISISSAYSQRLLSTLTLALQESGIDLSQASISVQIDLGKRSNCANSSTSAVKPDNDPRDTCVEDEFGQALKRLKTI, from the exons ATGGAATTGCCTCGGCCCAGAGCTTATGAAACGGAAG GTAGAAAGGCAACCCAAGATTTTCTTTCACTGTACTCGTCCTCTTCCCCGGTCCAACAAGATCCAACACCTCAACAgg GTGGCTACCTTGAAACTCATGACTTCTTACGACCACTGGAACGAGTGGGGAATAATGGGACAAAAGAGGAAAGCAAAGTTGAAATGAGTGTCGTCGATAAGCTTCCACCGCCAGCAGCGGAGCATCTTCTTCCTGGTGGAATTGACACTTACAGCATCTCTTATTTTAACCAAAGAGGTTTGAAGCTCGAAGGAGAAGGAAGCTTATATACGATGCAGGCAAGTAGTGCCACGAGAAATGAAGATAACTCAAACAGCAGTTCTCACACGGGGAGTGGTTTCACACTGTGGAATGAATCTGCAGTTAAAAAGGGAAAGACAGGGAAGgagaatttttctgcacaaagACATGTGCAAG AAGCAGGTCTGAATATGGTGGGAGGACAATGGATACCAGCGTTGGAAAGGCCATCACAATCATCTTCTCACAATAAGCGCAACACCACAACCTTGGGCTCTTTCTCGTCCTCTCA GCCAGCATCATCTCAGAAGAACTACAGTTTCATGAGTATGAAAAAGTCAGCTGAAAATGATCAAAAGGAGTGTGACGATGATAACGTCAAAGATTTCATTATGAAGAAAGTGCCTTCATTTCAACCAAAAG GCAATTTGTCAGTAAAAATTGAAGCCAGGACCATAGATCAGAAGCCTAATACACCTCGTTCAAAACACTCAGCAACTGAGCAACGTAGGAGAAGCAAGATTAATGACAG ATTTCAAAATCTGAGGGAGATCGTTCCTAACAGTGACCAGAAGAGAGACAAGGCATCGTTCTTATTAGAG GTTATTGAGTACATTCAGTTCTTGCAAGAAAAAGTAAACAAATATGAAAGTTCGTACAGTGTCTGGAATCACGAAACATCCAAGATCACACAAAGA AGGAACTGTCATATGGGTGAAGGTGTTGTTGATCATTCACAATGGGCGAACAATGGTTCAGGCCCAGCTTCAGCATTAGCTGCGAGGTTTGAGGAGAATAAAATCCGAGTTTCCCCTGCTATGCCAATCAATGGACAAAATTTAGTTGAATCGGACATAAGTACTGCTACAACGTTCAAAGAAAAGGCTCAGCAGCCTGGATTAACTTCTAAGGCAGCACCGGTTCATCCACCAATGCAACCAAGCATCTTCAATTTAGGGAGAACTAGCGCTGTAGCTTCGCCACTCTCACCGCAACAAGCATCAGATATGAATAAAACCACATCATGGATCCCATCTCACGTTCTTCAGAACAGATCATGTACAGATTATTGGACCAGAGATAAGCTGAAAGACCAGAATTTGGCCATTGAAAGTGGTACTATTAGCATCTCAAGTGCCTATTCACAGAG GTTGTTGAGTACACTTACTCTAGCGTTACAGGAATCGGGAATCGATCTTTCTCAGGCTAGCATCTCGGTGCAGATTGATCTGGGAAAGAGATCTAACTGTGCTAATTCTTCCACGTCCGCTGTCAAG CCGGACAATGATCCACGAGATACATGTGTGGAGGATGAATTCGGCCAAGCTTTAAAGAGGCTTAAAACTATCTGA
- the LOC142528863 gene encoding rhamnogalacturonan I rhamnosyltransferase 1-like gives MCRIEGRQESNRRRRRWGIMGLKTAAFGGERFEKLRNSGVVSRSRIKLWIIRATTTVLLWTCIVQLTALGESWGPLVLKGWPSCFSQESVALDAHSSPELPLRVLQPKRVYKNNGYLMVSCNGGLNQMRAAICDMVAIARYLNVTLIVPELDRTSFWNDPSEFQDIFDIDHFITSLRDELRILKDLPPRVKKRVEQGIIYNMPPISWSDISYYQSQILPLIQKYKVVHLNRTDARLANNGLPLEIQKLRCHVNFNVLKFTPEIEELGRKVVKLLRQKGPVLVLHLRYEMDMLAFSGCTRGCNTEEVEELTRMRYVYPWWKEKIIDSDLKRKDGLCPLTPEETTLTLRALDIDRNIQIYIAAGEIYGGQRRLHSLESSYPNLVRKETLLEPSDLKFFQNHSSQMAALDYLVSLQSDIFVPTYDGNMAKVVEGHRRYLGYKKTILLDRRLLVDLIDRYNSGSLNWDEFSAAVKDAHSERMGKPTRRLVIPDRPKEEDYFYANPSECLQPMDEDEPPSRIL, from the exons ATGTGCAGAATAGAGGGTCGTCAGGAGAGCAATAGGAGGAGGAGACGTTGGGGGATAATGGGGCTGAAGACAGCGGCGTTTGGTGGGGAACGATTCGAGAAACTGAGGAATAGTGGGGTGGTGTCACGGTCGAGAATCAAGCTGTGGATCATAAGGGCCACGACGACGGTTTTGCTGTGGACTTGCATTGTTCAGTTGACGGCATTGGGTGAATCGTGGGGGCCTCTCGTGTTGAAGGGATGGCCATCTTGCTTTTCCCAAGAATCGGTTGCCTTGGATGCTCATTCATCACCCGAACTCCCCCTTAGAGTTCTTCAACCAAAGA GAGTTTACAAGAACAACGGCTACTTGATGGTTTCATGCAATGGAGGGCTCAATCAAATGAGGGCAGCG ATATGTGACATGGTAGCAATTGCAAGATATCTGAATGTTACTCTCATAGTCCCTGAACTTGATAGAACTTCCTTTTGGAATGATCCGAG CGAGTTCCAGGACATATTTGACATCGATCATTTCATTACATCCCTGAGAGACGAACTTCGGATACTTAAGGATCTACCACCAAGGGTGAAGAAGAGAGTGGAGCAAGGAATAATCTATAACATGCCCCCTATTAGTTGGTCCGACATCTCTTATTATCAGAGTCAG ATTCTTCCTCTCATCCAGAAGTATAAAGTCGTACATCTGAACAGAACTGATGCTCGGCTAGCCAATAATGGCTTGCCTTTAGAGATTCAAAAGCTTCGTTGCCATGTAAACTTTAATGTTTTGAAGTTTACGCCTGAAATAGAAGAATTGGGTAGAAAAGTTGTGAAATTGCTGAGACAAAAAGGCCCGGTTTTGGTACTTCATCTGCGGTATGAAATGGATATGTTGGCCTTTTCTGGCTGTACTCGTGGTTGCAATACTGAGGAGGTGGAAGAGTTGACAAGAATGAG ATATGTGTATCCCTGGTGGAAAGAGAAGATCATCGACTCTGATTTAAAAAGGAAAGACGGTCTCTGTCCTTTGACTCCAGAGGAAACCACACTAACATTAAGGGCGTTGGACATCGATCGTAATATTCAGATTTACATAGCAGCTGGAGAAATATACGGCGGACAGAGAAGATTGCATAGTCTTGAATCATCTTATCCAAATTTG GTCAGGAAGGAGACTCTATTGGAGCCATCAGACCTTAAGTTTTTCCAAAATCACTCATCTCAAATGGCAGCACTGGATTATCTTGTTTCTCTGCAAAGCGATATTTTTGTCCCTACCTATGATGGGAACATGGCTAAGGTCGTTGAAGGCCATCGCAG ATATCTTGGGTACAAGAAAACTATTTTACTCGACAGAAGACTGCTAGTCGATCTAATAGATCGATACAATTCAGGATCTCTGAACTGGGACGAGTTCTCTGCTGCAGTTAAGGATGCTCACTCAGAACGCATGGGGAAACCGACCAGAAGGTTGGTAATTCCAGATAGACCTAAAGAAGAGGACTACTTCTACGCCAACCCATCCGAGTGTTTGCAACCGATGGACGAAGATGAGCCCCCAAGTAGAATATTATGA